In Dyadobacter sp. CECT 9275, the following proteins share a genomic window:
- a CDS encoding FecR family protein has translation MPDYRNYSPEELAADSSFRGWVLYNNPEDTLFWTEWLELNPDKTDLIVRTRKFLDSTLSYFEQITDEEVSSEIYRLSLTIGENEGKRPSRFWLFRPRWYSIAASILLALSVGWWFNRQSFNRKSTSTYKEILSKIQEPLQENINDTSLPKLVILEDGSSILLQPNSRITYPTRFAGSKREVFLSGEAFFEVAKKPDQPFFVYANTLATKVLGTSFKISAFDNETDVKVVVKTGKVSVFPLTHEALATQQSDNKLNGMVLTPNQQIVFAPKEQRLTRSLIADPAVLELPIQSQSFIFKASPISTVFATLEKSYGIQIIYDNETMNNCFLTATLSDEPLFEKIDLICKTIGAQYEQMDASIIITSKGCM, from the coding sequence ATGCCTGATTACCGTAATTATTCACCTGAGGAACTTGCTGCTGATTCGTCGTTCAGAGGATGGGTGTTATATAACAATCCGGAAGATACCCTCTTCTGGACAGAATGGCTGGAACTGAACCCGGACAAAACTGATCTTATCGTAAGAACCCGGAAATTCCTGGATTCCACCCTGTCCTACTTTGAACAGATTACCGACGAGGAGGTTTCCTCCGAAATCTACCGGCTTTCACTGACCATCGGAGAAAATGAGGGGAAACGCCCTTCACGTTTCTGGCTCTTCCGCCCGAGATGGTACAGTATTGCAGCTTCCATCCTGCTGGCCCTGAGTGTTGGCTGGTGGTTTAACAGACAGAGTTTCAATAGAAAAAGTACGAGCACATACAAGGAGATCCTGAGCAAAATACAGGAGCCGCTTCAGGAAAACATCAATGATACCAGCCTGCCCAAGCTGGTTATCCTGGAAGACGGCAGCAGTATCCTGCTTCAGCCTAACAGCCGGATCACCTACCCTACCCGTTTTGCCGGTAGCAAAAGAGAGGTGTTTCTTTCTGGGGAAGCGTTTTTTGAAGTAGCCAAAAAGCCAGATCAACCGTTTTTTGTTTATGCCAACACGCTGGCTACAAAGGTATTGGGAACAAGTTTTAAAATAAGTGCATTTGACAACGAAACCGATGTGAAGGTGGTGGTTAAAACAGGGAAGGTATCCGTTTTCCCTCTGACCCACGAAGCACTCGCCACACAGCAGTCGGATAACAAACTGAACGGGATGGTGCTTACCCCCAATCAGCAGATTGTATTTGCGCCGAAAGAACAACGCCTCACCAGAAGCCTGATAGCCGACCCGGCTGTTCTGGAATTACCCATTCAGAGCCAGTCTTTTATTTTTAAAGCTTCTCCCATTTCGACTGTCTTTGCCACACTCGAAAAATCTTACGGGATTCAGATTATTTATGATAATGAAACCATGAACAATTGCTTTCTGACTGCCACGCTTTCTGATGAGCCACTCTTTGAAAAGATCGATCTGATATGTAAAACAATTGGTGCGCAATACGAACAAATGGATGCCAGCATCATCATTACCAGCAAAGGATGTATGTAA
- a CDS encoding RNA polymerase sigma factor — translation MNKRQRIVAENELLLDLWQQAREGDSVAFCQLADKQYRTLFNYALNFTSDKEFVKDSIQELLMHIWEKRAGINIQFVTIYFLKALRNQVLQEFRKSNNAYTFLDIENLGYLSDFENAETQIEQNEAVTENQIRVRNALDVLPKRQKEAVFLKYYEGLENEQIADLMQVNRQSVANLLFKAISTLKSQLPILQYLIAACSCFF, via the coding sequence TTGAATAAGAGACAACGAATCGTTGCTGAAAATGAGTTGCTGCTGGATCTGTGGCAACAGGCCAGAGAAGGAGACAGCGTAGCCTTCTGCCAGCTCGCGGATAAACAGTATCGTACACTGTTTAATTACGCCCTTAATTTTACCTCCGACAAGGAATTTGTCAAAGATTCTATCCAGGAGCTGCTCATGCACATCTGGGAAAAAAGGGCTGGTATCAACATTCAGTTTGTCACCATTTACTTTCTCAAAGCGCTTCGTAATCAGGTCCTGCAGGAATTCCGCAAAAGCAATAATGCTTACACATTTCTGGACATCGAAAACCTAGGCTATTTGTCGGACTTTGAAAATGCCGAAACACAAATTGAACAAAATGAAGCCGTAACTGAAAATCAGATTCGGGTCAGGAATGCGTTGGATGTGCTTCCCAAACGTCAGAAAGAAGCCGTATTTTTAAAATATTACGAAGGGCTGGAAAATGAACAAATCGCTGACCTCATGCAGGTAAACCGCCAGTCTGTTGCCAATTTGCTATTTAAGGCAATTTCCACCCTGAAATCCCAATTACCAATACTACAGTATCTGATTGCCGCCTGCTCCTGTTTTTTTTAA
- a CDS encoding RidA family protein yields MKTERRSILKKLFASVAGVAGLGAASKAIADPAPEKEVGDVEMYQDVPLFSGHTKFNNLVFVAGKGAHFEGDITAHTKHVLDELEKELIKAGSSMEKVLKCSVFLHDLNDYKKMNEAYKGRFGSKPPCRTTVAVYGGVPGDSLVEIDCIAYI; encoded by the coding sequence ATGAAGACAGAAAGACGATCTATCCTTAAAAAATTATTTGCTTCGGTAGCTGGTGTTGCAGGGCTTGGCGCTGCATCCAAAGCCATTGCTGATCCTGCTCCGGAAAAAGAGGTAGGCGATGTGGAAATGTATCAGGATGTGCCTCTTTTCTCAGGCCATACCAAATTTAACAACCTGGTTTTTGTTGCAGGAAAAGGTGCTCACTTCGAAGGTGATATTACCGCACATACCAAACACGTACTGGACGAGCTTGAAAAAGAGCTGATCAAGGCGGGATCTTCCATGGAAAAGGTTTTAAAATGCAGCGTTTTCCTTCATGACCTGAACGATTACAAAAAAATGAACGAAGCTTACAAAGGCCGCTTCGGAAGCAAGCCACCATGCCGTACCACCGTCGCGGTGTATGGCGGGGTACCGGGCGATTCTCTGGTGGAGATCGATTGTATCGCTTATATTTAG
- a CDS encoding PQQ-dependent sugar dehydrogenase: MKRLNKLTFKNYLLALSLMAPAAATAQTPKEQAVTPPKALRNDITVEHFMKVEPEAVRIILNPVTREIYYTTFFGDVLRIKEVNGVPTSEKVLSAADHGITRLQGAAFHKNTLFLAGNINVNNNKGNKGRMVKYDMNPALAKPVMTVVFNTVEYGANKTTFDHGWNALEISPDGKYIFVNTGARTDHGEVQDNGGEYPNARDNALTAKIFRFPIDVKDLVLPDDEAKLKADGYIYAEGIRNAYDMAFDPKGNLFAVSNSGDYDHPEDMFWIRKGHHYGFPWVMGGIDNPQQYPDYQPNPETDPFLSKFAFAWLMKYFHNDPDYPKRPVGVNFTPAVQNLGPDANEYRDRKTGIVMDGDTTGKTVGTFNAHSSPLALFFDNQKALAKDFQGDGFVIRYAGGNRNGAVNPNPLRRQGKDLLHLDMIYDKTTDNYKVKTTRIVEGFTAPTDALQIGNVVYIIEYGGKQGGNKAGGSLWKITFPADPKMAKKKKKA, encoded by the coding sequence ATGAAACGATTAAACAAATTAACCTTTAAAAATTACCTGCTGGCCCTTTCACTGATGGCTCCGGCGGCCGCTACCGCCCAGACCCCTAAGGAACAGGCTGTTACCCCACCCAAAGCGCTCAGAAACGATATCACGGTTGAGCATTTCATGAAAGTTGAGCCCGAAGCCGTCAGGATTATCCTAAATCCGGTTACCAGGGAAATTTATTACACTACTTTCTTCGGAGATGTGCTTCGTATCAAAGAGGTGAATGGCGTGCCCACAAGTGAAAAAGTGCTTTCGGCAGCAGATCATGGCATTACCCGGCTGCAGGGCGCTGCTTTTCACAAAAACACGCTTTTCCTGGCCGGGAATATTAACGTTAACAATAACAAGGGCAACAAAGGGCGTATGGTGAAATATGATATGAACCCCGCTCTTGCCAAGCCAGTGATGACGGTCGTTTTTAATACGGTGGAGTATGGCGCTAATAAAACAACTTTTGACCATGGCTGGAATGCACTGGAAATCAGCCCGGACGGGAAGTACATCTTTGTCAACACCGGTGCCCGCACAGACCACGGCGAGGTACAGGACAACGGAGGTGAATATCCTAACGCACGCGACAATGCCCTGACAGCAAAAATATTCAGGTTCCCGATCGATGTAAAAGATCTGGTACTGCCCGACGATGAAGCAAAGCTCAAAGCAGACGGCTATATCTACGCTGAAGGGATCCGCAATGCCTATGACATGGCCTTTGATCCAAAGGGAAATCTGTTTGCAGTATCCAACTCCGGCGACTATGACCACCCGGAAGATATGTTCTGGATCAGAAAAGGGCATCATTACGGCTTTCCCTGGGTAATGGGCGGAATTGACAACCCACAACAATATCCTGACTACCAGCCCAATCCGGAGACGGATCCTTTTCTCAGCAAGTTCGCTTTTGCCTGGCTGATGAAATATTTCCATAATGACCCCGATTACCCCAAACGGCCTGTAGGCGTAAACTTTACACCCGCAGTTCAAAACCTTGGCCCTGATGCAAATGAGTATCGCGACCGGAAAACGGGGATCGTGATGGATGGAGACACCACCGGTAAAACGGTCGGTACGTTTAATGCCCACTCCTCTCCCCTCGCTTTGTTTTTCGATAACCAAAAAGCCCTTGCAAAAGATTTTCAGGGCGACGGATTTGTGATCAGGTATGCCGGTGGCAACCGTAACGGTGCGGTTAATCCTAACCCGCTTCGCAGGCAGGGCAAGGACTTGTTGCACCTCGACATGATTTATGACAAAACGACGGACAACTATAAAGTGAAAACAACGCGGATCGTGGAAGGTTTCACAGCGCCCACTGATGCACTTCAGATAGGCAATGTAGTCTATATCATCGAATATGGCGGCAAGCAGGGCGGTAACAAAGCAGGCGGAAGTTTATGGAAAATCACCTTCCCGGCTGACCCTAAAATGGCAAAAAAGAAGAAAAAAGCTTAA
- a CDS encoding c-type cytochrome, producing the protein MLKNQKLAATLILITGLTMAGFVSPPHVSDAREPWIAPAWADTLKSPFHDEPLTLAHGEELFSLYCASCHGDSGYGDGAAGGALGEKPANFHDTLVTRQSDGALFWKMSNGRGNMPPFKDVFSAEQRWQLVAYLRKLSKTE; encoded by the coding sequence ATGCTTAAAAATCAAAAATTAGCCGCAACCTTAATCCTGATCACTGGTTTAACAATGGCTGGGTTTGTTTCTCCCCCGCATGTATCAGACGCCAGGGAACCGTGGATCGCTCCGGCCTGGGCCGATACGCTTAAAAGTCCCTTTCATGACGAACCTTTGACATTGGCACACGGAGAAGAGTTGTTCAGCCTTTATTGTGCTTCCTGCCATGGCGACAGCGGTTATGGCGATGGAGCCGCGGGAGGAGCCCTCGGCGAAAAACCTGCGAATTTTCATGATACCCTTGTAACCAGACAATCTGACGGCGCACTGTTCTGGAAAATGTCCAACGGGAGAGGGAACATGCCCCCTTTCAAAGATGTATTTTCAGCAGAGCAAAGATGGCAACTGGTGGCCTATTTAAGAAAATTGTCAAAGACTGAATAA
- a CDS encoding PQQ-dependent sugar dehydrogenase, whose protein sequence is MFSFNLKFVTASLLIVAAGFTGPGTEELPAVNSKNGGLFLPEGFEATVVVDSLPGRARHLAVNDNGDIYVKARFADKNESVIALRDTNRDGRADIIKRFGGNAKERAYGTGMRIYNGYLYFSSELIVYRYKLTPGKLVPESPQEIILTDDHPHGMHEHIAKPLTFDTKGNMYVAFGAPSNACQERNRTPGSVGIDPCPLLEDHGGIWRFDANKVGQTQKDGSRYATGLRSVVGMDWNFEDDNLYAVVHGRDDLLRLWPQVFTPWQSAVLPSEEFLRLKEGTDAGWPYCYYDQMQGKKLLAPEYGGDGKIVGRCDQYEKPLIGFPGHWAPNDMLFYRGSQFPDHYKNGTFIAFHGSTNRAPYPQASYFIGFVPFKNGNPSGEYEVFADGFAGVDPIVNTSDAKYRPMGIAMGPDGSIYIAETEKGKIWKITYKGSKKKFTKASLASMEKRKTMSHIRTPDVVKDNLDKDKPVAGGKVYSVYCAACHQRNGKGDSQRFPPLGGSDWVTGDKKRLIEVVLKGLEGPIEVNGQSYNNVMPQHSFLKDQEIAEVLTHIRSNFGNSADAVSTEEVAGVRKTITAPK, encoded by the coding sequence ATGTTTTCATTTAATTTAAAATTTGTCACAGCTTCTCTTCTGATTGTGGCAGCCGGTTTTACGGGACCAGGCACTGAAGAATTACCAGCTGTAAACAGCAAAAACGGAGGTCTTTTTTTACCGGAAGGATTTGAAGCCACCGTTGTCGTTGACAGTCTTCCGGGCCGAGCCCGCCACCTGGCTGTCAACGACAATGGCGATATTTACGTGAAGGCCCGTTTTGCCGATAAAAATGAATCCGTTATTGCCCTGCGGGATACCAACCGCGATGGGCGCGCAGATATCATCAAACGTTTTGGAGGAAATGCCAAAGAAAGGGCCTACGGTACGGGCATGCGTATTTATAACGGATACCTCTATTTCAGTTCGGAACTGATCGTATACCGTTATAAACTGACTCCCGGAAAGCTGGTACCGGAAAGTCCGCAGGAAATCATACTGACCGACGATCACCCGCACGGCATGCATGAACACATTGCCAAGCCGCTTACTTTTGATACCAAAGGTAATATGTACGTTGCTTTTGGTGCACCTTCCAACGCGTGCCAGGAACGAAACCGCACCCCAGGTTCCGTAGGTATTGACCCCTGTCCGCTACTGGAGGACCATGGCGGGATATGGCGCTTTGATGCCAATAAGGTGGGACAGACGCAGAAAGATGGCAGCAGGTATGCAACCGGCCTCCGCAGCGTGGTGGGAATGGACTGGAATTTCGAGGACGACAACCTGTATGCGGTGGTACACGGCCGGGACGATCTGCTCAGGCTCTGGCCGCAGGTCTTCACTCCCTGGCAAAGTGCCGTGCTGCCTTCCGAAGAATTTTTAAGATTAAAAGAGGGAACCGATGCAGGCTGGCCCTATTGTTATTATGACCAGATGCAGGGCAAAAAATTACTCGCTCCCGAATATGGCGGAGATGGTAAAATTGTGGGCCGTTGCGACCAGTATGAAAAACCGCTGATCGGTTTTCCCGGCCATTGGGCACCAAACGACATGCTCTTCTATAGGGGCAGCCAGTTTCCCGATCATTACAAAAATGGCACCTTCATTGCATTTCACGGCTCCACCAACCGTGCTCCTTATCCGCAGGCAAGTTATTTCATCGGCTTTGTTCCCTTTAAAAACGGTAACCCTTCGGGCGAATATGAGGTTTTTGCGGATGGCTTTGCCGGTGTAGATCCCATTGTGAACACCAGCGATGCAAAATACCGCCCGATGGGTATCGCCATGGGGCCCGATGGATCCATATATATAGCCGAGACCGAAAAAGGAAAAATCTGGAAAATCACATACAAAGGCAGCAAGAAAAAGTTCACCAAGGCCTCTCTGGCCTCGATGGAAAAACGTAAAACGATGTCTCATATCCGTACTCCGGACGTTGTGAAAGACAATCTGGATAAAGACAAACCTGTTGCAGGAGGAAAGGTTTACAGCGTTTACTGCGCTGCCTGCCACCAAAGAAACGGAAAAGGTGATTCTCAGCGGTTCCCTCCCCTTGGCGGGTCCGACTGGGTAACCGGCGATAAGAAAAGATTGATAGAAGTAGTACTGAAAGGACTGGAAGGGCCGATAGAGGTCAACGGACAGTCATACAACAATGTTATGCCGCAACATAGCTTTTTGAAGGACCAGGAAATCGCAGAAGTACTGACCCACATCCGTAGCAATTTTGGTAACTCAGCCGATGCCGTGAGTACCGAAGAAGTTGCCGGAGTACGAAAAACCATAACAGCACCAAAGTAA
- a CDS encoding amidohydrolase/deacetylase family metallohydrolase, producing the protein MKRKSLLTCCLLCLAIFSVQAQTYSIVIKGGTVIDPKNNLNAIMDVGIFEGKIKKIAKNIDPKEARQVVDAKGMYVTPGLIDIHGHVFAGTQPNHYLSDGFVALAPDGYTFRVGVTTIVDCGGAGWSNFDTFKKNIIFNSKTRVLSFMNIVGQGMRGGDYEQDTSDMDPQLAAAVALRNKNDVVGFKVAHFQGRDWKPVDNAVAAGKLAKMPVIVDFGGSTPPLSLEELFMKHLRPGDIFTHVYTLLPGDIRETVVDEKTAKVKPFVWDAVKRGIVFDVGYGGASFNYSQAIPALKQGFYPSTISTDLHTGSMNGSMKDMLSVMSKFYVMGWDLPSVIKASTWTPAQVIHRENLGHISENAIADVAIFSMRNGKFGFYDKTGYKMEGKQKLECEMTIMGGKIVYDLNGIATPVY; encoded by the coding sequence ATGAAAAGAAAATCCTTACTGACCTGCTGCCTGTTATGCCTGGCTATTTTTTCAGTTCAGGCCCAGACATATAGTATTGTGATCAAAGGCGGAACGGTGATTGATCCGAAAAACAACCTGAATGCCATCATGGACGTGGGTATCTTCGAAGGTAAGATCAAAAAAATTGCCAAAAATATTGATCCCAAAGAAGCACGCCAGGTGGTGGATGCCAAAGGCATGTACGTTACACCGGGCCTGATTGACATTCATGGACACGTTTTTGCGGGTACGCAGCCCAACCATTACCTGAGCGACGGTTTTGTGGCGCTGGCTCCGGACGGATATACCTTCCGGGTTGGCGTTACAACCATTGTAGACTGCGGTGGAGCGGGCTGGTCCAACTTTGATACTTTCAAAAAGAACATCATCTTTAATTCCAAAACACGGGTACTCTCCTTCATGAACATTGTGGGCCAGGGTATGCGTGGAGGGGATTATGAGCAGGATACCAGTGATATGGATCCTCAGCTGGCTGCGGCGGTGGCCCTCCGTAATAAAAACGATGTGGTGGGTTTTAAAGTAGCTCACTTCCAGGGCCGTGACTGGAAACCGGTTGACAATGCTGTTGCTGCCGGAAAACTAGCTAAAATGCCTGTAATCGTGGATTTTGGAGGAAGTACTCCCCCGCTTTCCCTGGAAGAGCTCTTTATGAAACACCTGCGGCCAGGAGATATCTTCACCCATGTTTACACACTTCTTCCCGGCGATATCCGTGAAACTGTGGTAGATGAAAAAACTGCGAAGGTCAAACCATTCGTATGGGATGCCGTAAAACGCGGGATCGTGTTCGACGTGGGTTATGGTGGTGCGAGTTTCAATTATTCGCAGGCCATTCCGGCACTTAAACAGGGATTTTATCCATCCACCATCAGCACCGATCTTCATACCGGCAGTATGAACGGCTCAATGAAAGACATGCTCAGCGTTATGTCCAAATTTTACGTAATGGGCTGGGATTTGCCATCGGTGATCAAGGCCAGTACCTGGACACCCGCCCAGGTAATTCATCGCGAAAACCTGGGACATATCTCTGAAAATGCTATTGCAGACGTAGCCATTTTCTCAATGAGGAATGGAAAGTTTGGCTTTTATGACAAAACCGGCTACAAGATGGAAGGCAAACAAAAACTGGAATGTGAGATGACCATCATGGGCGGCAAAATTGTTTACGACCTCAACGGCATCGCTACGCCGGTTTATTAA